A single window of Psychrobacter raelei DNA harbors:
- a CDS encoding phosphatidate cytidylyltransferase: MWTRIKTAIILVIIVGVAIFTDQPKVSVQPYLFLGLMAVGVTIASYEWTKLMPKWHVPALFVVLVLAITMATLMLPNSWPAWWSASTLIWLMSLSWVTQFPATTGWYGKQLSILGMVLLTAAISAMYYLWLQSPWWLMYVFLLVWCADSGAYFVGRKLGKRKMSPNVSPNKSMEGLAGGLATGFIVVIAISFFKLQLTTTQLALFVGLSLVTILASVLGDLFESMLKRQAGVKDSGSILPGHGGVLDRIDSLLSATPIFALGFWGLQYSGLLAFG; the protein is encoded by the coding sequence ATGTGGACACGCATTAAGACGGCTATCATCTTGGTCATTATTGTGGGTGTCGCAATATTTACTGATCAGCCCAAAGTCTCTGTTCAGCCCTATTTATTTCTAGGGCTTATGGCAGTTGGCGTGACTATTGCTAGCTATGAGTGGACCAAGCTTATGCCTAAGTGGCATGTGCCGGCACTGTTTGTGGTGTTGGTGTTGGCGATAACCATGGCAACTTTGATGTTGCCAAACTCTTGGCCGGCTTGGTGGAGCGCTTCTACTTTGATTTGGCTGATGTCTTTGTCTTGGGTAACTCAGTTTCCAGCCACCACTGGCTGGTATGGTAAGCAGCTATCTATACTGGGCATGGTGCTGTTAACGGCCGCCATTAGCGCCATGTATTATTTATGGCTGCAGTCACCTTGGTGGCTGATGTATGTGTTTTTGCTGGTGTGGTGCGCAGACAGTGGGGCTTATTTTGTGGGCCGCAAACTTGGTAAGCGCAAAATGTCGCCCAATGTCTCTCCAAATAAGAGTATGGAGGGTCTGGCAGGTGGTCTAGCGACAGGCTTCATAGTGGTTATTGCCATCAGCTTCTTTAAGCTGCAATTGACGACCACTCAGCTTGCCTTATTCGTAGGCTTGTCTTTGGTGACCATACTGGCGTCAGTACTGGGTGATTTGTTTGAATCTATGCTCAAGCGCCAAGCTGGGGTGAAAGACTCTGGCAGTATTTTGCCAGGTCATGGCGGCGTATTAGACCGCATTGATTCGCTACTTTCTGCCACCCCCATCTTTGCTTTGGGCTTTTGGGGCCTGCAATACTCAGGCCTGTTGGCGTTTGGCTAA
- the uppS gene encoding polyprenyl diphosphate synthase: protein MTEPVSSNPLNPDDSLTVPAVLPKHIAIIMDGNNRYAKAHGMAKGQGHVAGKESLDPLVEYCVKIGIEVLTVFAFSSENWQRPPSEVALLMRLLSATITEQMPRMQKYNIRLRFIGDRSQLSEELQAQMADAEAKTAAHDAMTLVIAISYGGQWDIANAAHQLAQQVAQGTLAAEDITVATLGQKVQLADVPDVDMLIRTGGEYRISNFLLWQSAYAELFFTDTLWPDFAAKELNSMLFEFSRRQRRFGKTSEQVEGSVQSSADTHAK, encoded by the coding sequence ATGACTGAGCCTGTATCTTCAAATCCCCTAAACCCTGATGATTCCCTGACTGTGCCTGCAGTATTGCCCAAGCACATCGCCATTATTATGGATGGTAACAACCGCTATGCAAAAGCGCATGGCATGGCAAAGGGTCAAGGGCATGTGGCGGGCAAGGAGTCTTTAGATCCGCTGGTCGAGTACTGTGTAAAAATCGGTATTGAGGTCCTGACTGTTTTTGCCTTTTCGAGTGAAAACTGGCAGCGTCCGCCCAGTGAAGTGGCATTGTTAATGCGCTTATTGTCGGCTACCATTACCGAACAGATGCCGCGGATGCAAAAGTATAATATTCGTTTAAGATTTATTGGTGATAGAAGTCAATTAAGCGAAGAGCTGCAAGCACAAATGGCGGATGCAGAAGCAAAAACGGCTGCTCATGACGCGATGACTTTGGTGATTGCGATTAGTTATGGTGGGCAGTGGGACATTGCCAATGCAGCGCATCAGTTAGCGCAGCAAGTGGCCCAAGGGACATTGGCGGCTGAAGATATCACTGTGGCCACTTTGGGTCAAAAGGTGCAACTGGCTGATGTTCCCGACGTGGATATGCTCATTCGTACGGGTGGCGAGTATCGAATTTCTAACTTCTTATTGTGGCAATCAGCTTATGCCGAACTGTTCTTCACCGACACACTCTGGCCTGATTTTGCTGCCAAAGAGCTGAATAGCATGTTGTTTGAATTCTCCCGCCGTCAGCGCCGCTTTGGTAAGACCAGTGAGCAGGTAGAGGGTAGCGTACAAAGCTCAGCAGATACACATGCTAAGTGA
- the frr gene encoding ribosome recycling factor yields MINDIKKDGEDRMKKTLEALENAFSKVRTGRAHPGMLSGVMVSYYGADTPLNQVASVNVEDSRTLLVQPFERSMVQAVDKAIREADLGLNPMTADVIRVPMPALTEETRRDMQKLARGEAENSRVSIRNVRRDMLNDIKELAKEKEISEDDERRASDDIQKITDKYIASIDSKLEAKEKELMEV; encoded by the coding sequence ATGATTAATGATATTAAAAAAGACGGTGAAGACCGTATGAAAAAAACCCTAGAAGCATTAGAGAATGCTTTTAGCAAAGTACGTACTGGCCGTGCCCATCCCGGCATGCTATCTGGGGTAATGGTGAGCTACTATGGCGCTGATACGCCGCTAAACCAAGTGGCCAGCGTTAACGTTGAAGACTCACGTACGCTATTGGTTCAGCCTTTTGAACGCTCAATGGTACAAGCTGTAGACAAAGCAATTCGTGAGGCAGACTTGGGTCTAAACCCAATGACAGCCGATGTGATTCGCGTGCCTATGCCTGCATTGACGGAAGAGACCCGCCGTGACATGCAAAAGCTTGCCCGTGGTGAAGCCGAAAACAGCCGTGTGTCTATTCGCAACGTACGCCGCGATATGCTTAATGATATTAAAGAGTTGGCTAAAGAAAAAGAAATCAGTGAAGATGACGAGCGCCGCGCCAGTGACGACATCCAAAAAATCACTGACAAATATATCGCAAGCATCGATAGCAAGCTTGAAGCCAAAGAAAAAGAGCTGATGGAAGTATAA
- the pyrH gene encoding UMP kinase, which produces MSDKNPQYSRILLKLSGEALAGGLGMGIDTSVLDKMSLAIAHLCGLGVQVGIVVGGGNLYRGSQLQKEGLVGRVTGDQMGMLATVMNGLAMRDALERRNINTRLMSALPIGEVTESYSSRNAIRYLKNGDVCIFVAGTGNPFFTTDTAACLRGIEIEAGVILKATKVDGVYDKDPSEHADAKKYDALTFDEVLEQKLGVMDLTAIALCREHNVPLQVFDMNKPNSLLNVIMGENEGTRVFH; this is translated from the coding sequence ATGTCTGACAAAAACCCGCAGTATTCACGTATTTTACTTAAGCTATCAGGAGAAGCCTTAGCTGGTGGTCTGGGAATGGGAATTGATACGTCCGTTCTGGACAAAATGAGCCTAGCCATTGCTCATTTGTGCGGTTTGGGGGTGCAAGTAGGTATCGTTGTGGGCGGCGGCAACTTATATCGTGGCAGCCAACTTCAAAAAGAGGGGTTGGTAGGGCGTGTTACAGGCGATCAAATGGGTATGTTGGCGACCGTAATGAATGGTCTGGCCATGCGTGATGCTCTAGAGCGCCGCAATATTAATACCCGTTTGATGTCTGCACTGCCTATCGGTGAGGTGACTGAAAGCTACAGTAGCCGCAATGCCATTCGTTATCTAAAAAATGGGGATGTGTGTATCTTTGTGGCTGGCACCGGCAACCCATTTTTTACCACTGATACCGCCGCTTGCTTACGTGGCATTGAGATTGAAGCGGGCGTTATCCTAAAAGCCACTAAGGTGGATGGCGTATACGATAAAGATCCTAGTGAGCATGCAGATGCCAAGAAGTATGATGCGCTGACCTTTGATGAAGTACTTGAGCAAAAACTTGGGGTTATGGATCTAACGGCCATCGCCTTATGCCGTGAGCACAATGTGCCGCTACAAGTATTTGATATGAATAAGCCTAATTCGTTATTGAACGTAATTATGGGTGAAAATGAAGGCACGCGCGTTTTTCACTAA
- the rimO gene encoding 30S ribosomal protein S12 methylthiotransferase RimO, translating to MPSKNPADTVSIYVPGASINSQTASDSTQSAASAYHHKANHNQNRSIEQSAQQATEQSLHTDETVAPKVGFVSLGCPKALVDSERIITELTRDGYRVASDYNGADLVVVNTCGFIESAVQESLDAIGEALNKNGKVIVTGCLGKDAQKIRDMHPAVLAVTGAHAYDEVITAVSTHAPMPQAIQDKKAYDPKIDLIDLAGVKLTPSHYAYLKISEGCNHRCTFCIIPSLRGDLVSRPIEQVMGEAMALKKAGVKEILVISQDTSAYGVDLKYKTSFWDGMPLKSKFFDLCQALAKVGIWVRLHYVYPYPHVDKVVELMAKPGDRGGLLPYLDIPLQHASPSVLKAMKRPAHSENTLARIQKWREINPDIVIRSTFVVGFPGETEEDFEYLLEWLKQAKLDRVGCFTYSEIEGAVANDLPNPVPEAIKQERYERFMAVQQQISEQKLQEKVGKTMTVLVDEIDTEEQIAICRSYADAPEIDGHVYVDNIVQNGMMMVKVGDMLTVTIDEASEYDLFASYDAVQALA from the coding sequence ATGCCAAGCAAAAACCCAGCCGATACGGTTTCTATCTATGTGCCAGGTGCGTCCATTAATTCTCAAACAGCGTCAGACAGCACTCAATCTGCTGCCAGTGCTTATCATCACAAAGCCAACCACAATCAAAATCGCAGTATAGAACAAAGTGCTCAGCAAGCCACTGAACAGTCGCTGCATACTGACGAAACTGTGGCACCAAAAGTGGGCTTTGTCTCATTGGGCTGTCCTAAGGCCTTAGTCGATAGTGAGCGCATTATCACTGAGCTGACCCGTGATGGGTACCGTGTTGCCTCAGATTATAATGGTGCCGACTTAGTGGTCGTTAATACCTGTGGTTTTATTGAGTCTGCAGTGCAAGAATCACTCGATGCCATTGGTGAGGCACTTAATAAAAATGGCAAAGTGATTGTCACCGGCTGCTTGGGTAAAGATGCGCAAAAAATCCGCGACATGCACCCTGCCGTACTGGCAGTGACTGGTGCTCACGCTTATGACGAGGTCATTACGGCAGTATCAACACATGCCCCCATGCCTCAGGCTATTCAAGATAAAAAAGCTTATGATCCCAAGATTGATTTGATTGACTTAGCTGGCGTGAAGCTCACGCCAAGTCACTATGCTTATCTTAAAATCTCAGAGGGCTGTAACCACCGCTGTACGTTTTGTATCATTCCAAGCCTACGTGGGGACTTAGTATCACGTCCTATTGAGCAGGTAATGGGTGAGGCGATGGCGCTAAAAAAAGCGGGTGTGAAAGAGATTTTAGTCATCTCACAAGACACCTCAGCTTATGGCGTTGATTTAAAATATAAGACCTCTTTTTGGGACGGTATGCCGCTTAAGTCTAAGTTTTTTGACCTGTGTCAAGCATTGGCAAAAGTAGGTATCTGGGTGCGTCTACATTATGTCTATCCTTATCCGCATGTGGATAAGGTGGTCGAGCTTATGGCCAAGCCTGGCGACCGCGGTGGCTTACTGCCGTATTTGGACATTCCTTTGCAGCATGCCAGTCCAAGCGTTCTAAAAGCCATGAAACGCCCTGCGCACAGTGAAAATACGCTGGCTCGTATTCAAAAATGGCGCGAAATTAATCCCGATATTGTGATTCGCTCTACCTTCGTGGTCGGATTCCCAGGAGAGACAGAAGAAGACTTTGAGTACTTACTTGAGTGGTTAAAACAGGCCAAGCTTGATCGAGTGGGCTGCTTTACTTATTCAGAAATTGAAGGTGCGGTGGCCAATGACTTGCCAAATCCAGTGCCTGAAGCAATAAAACAAGAGCGTTACGAGCGCTTTATGGCCGTACAGCAGCAAATCTCTGAGCAAAAACTGCAAGAAAAAGTGGGCAAAACCATGACCGTATTGGTCGATGAGATTGACACAGAAGAGCAAATTGCCATTTGTCGCAGCTATGCTGATGCCCCTGAGATTGACGGCCATGTATATGTCGATAATATCGTGCAGAACGGCATGATGATGGTTAAGGTTGGTGATATGCTGACGGTCACCATCGATGAGGCCAGTGAGTATGATTTATTTGCCTCTTATGATGCGGTGCAAGCTTTGGCTTAA
- a CDS encoding two-component system sensor histidine kinase NtrB: protein MTPSNTLLLLQNLYTGVLWVADDLTIEWVNGQIEQLLSVSKTRLIGLNVLQLLMPSANESGAELSIAELAEAQDKLRTQFHNACDYRQPFIEYSRHIRGVIYPLYVHYSVTPIEQEDRVYFLIEIWQGDRQSRLDKEQRLQEQHDVSREMLRSVAHEVKNPLAGIRGAAQLLIKQTQHTKLPSDQLGEMTQVDAKKLTTYANIVISETDRLTQLIEQLLGSNQLPDLQQINIHEPLEHVLLLTQTQYPKVCIQRDYDLSLPELTADKNQLIQVFLNLVNNACEAMLEQDTSLLAADYQPQLKVTTRIEHQYTIGTVHHRQVIKVSIEDNGAGINSDLIGRIFFPLVTGRANGTGLGLALVQEILHSHEGAIEVHSQPGDTQFNIYLPLQLTPKAAPDAH, encoded by the coding sequence ATGACCCCCTCAAATACCCTTTTATTACTGCAAAACCTCTATACCGGTGTGCTCTGGGTCGCTGATGATCTGACTATCGAATGGGTAAATGGCCAAATCGAGCAGTTGTTATCGGTCAGTAAGACCCGTCTTATCGGGCTTAATGTACTGCAGCTACTGATGCCCAGTGCCAACGAAAGTGGTGCAGAGCTAAGTATAGCCGAATTAGCAGAGGCTCAAGACAAGCTGCGTACCCAGTTTCACAATGCTTGTGATTATCGTCAGCCTTTTATTGAATACAGCCGTCATATTCGAGGCGTTATTTATCCTTTATATGTGCATTATAGCGTGACGCCTATCGAGCAAGAGGATCGGGTTTATTTTTTGATTGAGATATGGCAAGGCGATCGCCAAAGCCGGCTAGATAAAGAGCAGCGGCTACAAGAGCAGCACGATGTATCTCGTGAAATGCTACGCTCAGTGGCGCACGAGGTCAAAAACCCATTGGCGGGTATTCGCGGGGCAGCGCAGCTGTTAATTAAGCAAACTCAGCATACTAAATTGCCCTCAGATCAGTTAGGCGAGATGACGCAAGTGGATGCCAAAAAACTGACCACTTATGCCAATATTGTCATCAGCGAAACCGATCGGCTCACCCAGCTTATTGAACAGCTCTTGGGCTCCAATCAATTGCCTGATTTGCAGCAAATAAATATCCACGAGCCGCTAGAGCATGTGCTGCTATTAACACAGACTCAGTATCCTAAAGTCTGCATCCAGAGGGATTATGACTTATCGCTACCGGAGCTTACTGCTGATAAAAACCAGCTGATTCAAGTGTTTTTGAACTTAGTTAACAATGCGTGTGAGGCGATGCTTGAGCAAGACACCAGTCTGCTTGCTGCTGACTATCAGCCACAGCTTAAAGTTACCACCCGCATTGAGCATCAATACACCATTGGCACAGTGCATCATCGTCAAGTGATTAAAGTGAGTATTGAAGACAATGGCGCCGGCATTAATAGCGATTTAATTGGTCGCATATTTTTTCCTTTAGTGACGGGGCGTGCTAATGGTACGGGGCTTGGATTGGCCTTAGTACAAGAGATTTTGCATAGTCATGAGGGCGCTATTGAGGTGCATTCACAGCCGGGGGATACCCAGTTTAATATTTATTTGCCGCTGCAATTAACACCGAAGGCGGCGCCGGATGCTCACTGA
- a CDS encoding sigma 54-interacting transcriptional regulator, which translates to MTTKHSLWLIDDDPALRLILEDSFSDAGLQVQAFSNAKGAWARLNSVLNGSEPKDILPDVILTDIRMPMMDGLSFSQWMHTNFPSLPVIIMTAHSDLKSAVDSYDTGAFEYLPKPFDLDHAICVVKKAITTNPAVALVDNAIVAEDSEVPSAASDKKEAMQRPNTAPSSEIKKQPATKKGTPVATKASAASESTPIIGQSPAMQTVFRAIGRLASSPITVLITGESGTGKELVAGALHQNSPRQKKPFIALNMAAIPHELIESELFGHEKGAFTGATTLRHGRFEQANGGTLFLDEIGDMPFSTQTRLLRVLANGEFFRVGGQKPITVDVRIIAATHQNLEQLVKEGKFREDLFYRLNVIRLPLPPLRARPDDIPDLVEFFMSKAATEMKTDKKQLTTEALHIMQAFDWPGNVRQLENACRWITVMATGERLGVEDLPPDLTEFAQHYLAHAANPQALEGQGLQTLSNLPNNSPDFAAPSTTASAASYTQGNSPSFAATAQSDEHRQTSTASVTITPPALVNSAHSWQDQLQNWAHTALQQGQTEILQQATPTFEKILIRVALEYSKGRKGEAADLLGWGRNTLTRKIKLLGLEDD; encoded by the coding sequence ATGACAACAAAACACAGCTTATGGTTAATCGATGATGATCCTGCTTTAAGACTTATTTTAGAGGACTCCTTTAGTGATGCCGGCTTGCAAGTGCAAGCTTTTAGCAATGCCAAAGGGGCCTGGGCTAGGTTAAATAGTGTATTAAATGGCAGTGAGCCAAAAGACATATTGCCTGATGTGATATTAACTGACATTCGCATGCCGATGATGGATGGACTGTCTTTTAGTCAGTGGATGCACACCAACTTCCCCAGCCTACCTGTCATTATCATGACGGCTCACTCAGACTTAAAATCCGCAGTTGACAGCTATGACACCGGTGCTTTTGAATATCTGCCCAAGCCTTTTGATTTAGATCATGCAATCTGTGTGGTTAAAAAAGCCATTACCACCAATCCGGCAGTGGCCTTAGTAGACAACGCCATAGTGGCAGAAGACTCAGAGGTGCCAAGTGCTGCTTCAGATAAAAAAGAGGCTATGCAGCGCCCTAATACCGCGCCGTCATCAGAGATAAAAAAACAACCTGCTACCAAAAAAGGTACCCCTGTAGCGACTAAAGCCTCAGCGGCAAGCGAATCTACCCCTATCATCGGTCAATCCCCAGCAATGCAAACTGTGTTTCGTGCCATTGGCCGCTTGGCCTCCTCGCCGATTACTGTCTTAATCACTGGGGAGTCAGGCACGGGCAAGGAGCTGGTGGCCGGTGCGCTGCATCAAAACTCACCGCGTCAAAAAAAGCCCTTTATTGCGCTTAATATGGCCGCTATTCCGCATGAGTTAATAGAATCTGAGCTGTTCGGTCATGAAAAAGGGGCATTTACCGGAGCCACCACCTTGCGACATGGCCGCTTTGAGCAGGCCAATGGTGGGACACTGTTTTTGGACGAAATCGGTGACATGCCTTTTAGCACCCAGACTCGGCTGCTACGGGTCTTAGCCAATGGTGAATTCTTTCGAGTGGGCGGTCAAAAGCCGATTACTGTCGATGTGCGCATCATTGCCGCCACCCACCAAAACCTTGAACAATTGGTGAAAGAAGGCAAGTTTCGTGAAGATTTATTTTATCGCTTAAATGTCATTCGACTGCCGCTACCGCCGCTACGAGCGCGCCCCGATGACATACCTGATTTGGTTGAGTTCTTTATGAGCAAAGCGGCCACTGAGATGAAAACCGATAAAAAACAGCTGACTACAGAGGCGCTACATATTATGCAAGCCTTTGATTGGCCAGGAAATGTACGTCAACTTGAAAATGCTTGCCGCTGGATTACCGTGATGGCCACAGGAGAGAGGCTCGGTGTGGAGGATTTGCCTCCTGATTTAACCGAGTTTGCACAGCACTATCTGGCTCATGCCGCAAACCCTCAAGCACTAGAGGGTCAAGGCCTGCAAACTCTCAGCAACCTGCCAAATAATAGCCCAGATTTTGCCGCACCCAGCACCACTGCATCTGCGGCGTCTTATACACAAGGCAATTCTCCAAGCTTTGCGGCAACCGCTCAGTCTGATGAGCACCGACAAACCAGCACCGCCTCAGTCACAATCACACCGCCCGCCTTAGTGAACAGCGCCCATAGCTGGCAAGATCAGCTACAAAATTGGGCCCATACCGCTTTGCAGCAAGGACAAACCGAAATTTTGCAGCAGGCCACTCCCACATTTGAAAAAATATTGATTCGCGTGGCGCTTGAATACAGCAAAGGTCGAAAAGGTGAAGCTGCTGACCTACTCGGATGGGGGCGCAATACCTTAACTCGCAAGATAAAGCTGCTTGGGTTAGAGGATGATTAA
- a CDS encoding protein kinase domain-containing protein, translating to MSTLQVIPFISDNTVPLILQRVDGELTQQGYVPLKARRLGYEASASDTPCYQGMTQAEYKNGVYMIKWQLQPLSTSADSSLDVEMAHIKQLQRLSVLNQSFMPYQFIKVCTIQIQDEWWQLSGLVMPYFEQGSIKDYLVTQSLTELQKLQLILSVAKSIASLHQAGWIHGDIKPSNFLMAMPKHKRPDAASDWQVVMIDLAYAQAIDRPLFDDSSVINNSLNNSVNNSINDKAALSVMQNHPRGTAAYLAPECWQGQPASVQSDVYAFGIMLYEMLVGSRPFTVAKAQDLRHSSRLWAVAHCQTPVPLLPSQYQHWQSLIDRLLTKHSQQRPNSMDCVIEVLEQAQHAL from the coding sequence ATGTCAACTCTGCAAGTTATACCCTTTATCAGCGATAATACAGTACCGCTTATACTACAGCGAGTAGATGGTGAGCTTACCCAGCAAGGATATGTCCCGCTTAAAGCGCGACGTTTGGGTTATGAGGCGTCTGCGTCAGATACGCCTTGCTATCAAGGCATGACTCAGGCTGAGTATAAAAATGGCGTTTATATGATTAAATGGCAGTTGCAGCCGCTATCTACAAGTGCTGACTCGAGTCTAGATGTTGAGATGGCTCATATAAAACAGCTACAGCGGCTAAGTGTATTGAATCAAAGCTTTATGCCCTATCAATTTATAAAAGTATGCACCATTCAGATACAAGATGAGTGGTGGCAGCTTAGCGGTTTGGTTATGCCGTATTTTGAGCAGGGCAGTATAAAAGATTATTTAGTCACTCAGTCGCTAACAGAGCTTCAAAAGCTGCAACTGATTTTAAGTGTGGCAAAAAGTATCGCAAGCTTGCATCAGGCCGGATGGATCCATGGGGATATCAAGCCCAGCAATTTTTTGATGGCTATGCCGAAACACAAAAGACCAGATGCTGCCTCTGACTGGCAGGTTGTCATGATAGACTTGGCCTATGCGCAAGCCATTGATCGGCCGCTTTTTGATGATAGCAGCGTTATTAATAATAGCCTTAATAACAGTGTTAATAACAGTATTAATGATAAGGCTGCACTGAGTGTCATGCAAAATCATCCTAGAGGAACCGCTGCCTATTTAGCCCCAGAATGCTGGCAGGGGCAGCCTGCTTCAGTTCAAAGTGATGTCTATGCTTTTGGGATCATGCTATATGAGATGCTGGTCGGCAGTAGGCCTTTTACCGTTGCTAAGGCTCAAGATCTGCGGCATTCATCGAGGCTGTGGGCTGTGGCACACTGTCAAACACCTGTGCCTTTGCTACCGAGCCAATATCAGCATTGGCAATCTTTAATCGATCGGCTACTTACCAAGCACAGCCAGCAAAGGCCTAACAGTATGGATTGTGTGATTGAGGTATTAGAACAAGCGCAACATGCGCTATAA
- a CDS encoding ATP-binding protein yields the protein MANSVNTLTLDDTLTHLLTEFLKQHIIPSLEIDPNQLAYRWVGGMTGRLEPIQVSSALSLDDLIGIDTQKTKIIQNTKQFLAGYPANHVLMTGTRGAGKSSIIRALLNEFKDQGLRMIEVSRDDLQVLDKIRQAINELPEDTSCRYIVYCDDLAFNGQDENYRTLKSVLDGALDSEQDKLLVYATSNRRHLLPQLMKDNVNIYDGQTDEVNPYETIDETVSLSDRFGLWLSFYPMNQETYLNIVAHYLQAEGIEWSDEIRGQALLWSSSRGGRSGRVAYQFSRHWIGQLLLNQGNE from the coding sequence ATGGCAAATTCTGTAAATACGCTTACCTTGGATGATACTTTAACTCACTTACTGACTGAATTTTTAAAACAACACATTATCCCCTCGCTTGAAATCGATCCAAACCAACTGGCTTATCGCTGGGTTGGTGGTATGACAGGACGACTTGAGCCTATCCAGGTTAGCTCCGCGCTGTCTTTAGATGATTTAATCGGTATTGACACTCAAAAAACAAAAATAATCCAAAATACCAAGCAGTTTTTGGCCGGCTATCCCGCCAACCATGTCCTAATGACAGGTACTCGAGGCGCAGGCAAGTCTTCCATAATTCGCGCACTACTAAATGAGTTTAAAGACCAAGGTCTGCGCATGATTGAAGTCTCTCGTGACGATTTACAAGTACTGGACAAAATTCGTCAGGCCATTAATGAGCTGCCTGAGGACACCTCGTGCCGTTACATCGTTTATTGTGATGACTTAGCTTTTAATGGGCAAGACGAGAACTACCGTACTTTAAAAAGCGTGCTTGATGGTGCGCTCGACTCTGAGCAGGACAAGCTATTGGTTTATGCCACCAGTAACCGCCGCCATTTGCTGCCTCAGCTGATGAAAGACAATGTTAATATCTATGATGGCCAGACCGATGAGGTTAACCCTTACGAGACCATTGATGAAACTGTCTCTTTGTCTGACCGCTTTGGCCTATGGCTGTCATTTTATCCAATGAATCAAGAGACTTACTTAAATATCGTCGCCCACTATCTGCAAGCTGAGGGCATTGAGTGGTCAGATGAGATACGCGGGCAAGCTCTATTATGGTCTTCAAGCCGCGGTGGTCGCTCAGGACGTGTGGCTTATCAATTCTCTCGGCACTGGATAGGTCAGCTGTTATTAAATCAAGGCAACGAGTAA
- a CDS encoding ribonuclease Z — MLQFTFLGTSAGIPTKKRNVTALAIECLNPYAANSAQQSGSKKPWILIDCGEATQHQLLHTKLSVRHLAAICITHVHGDHCYGLPGLLASMAMSGRTAPLTLIAPKAILTLIQAVQSTTDLYLPYDIDFVAIEDKVCTDQSVANPVVLQLSAAHKLEIEIVKLSHRVASYGFVITQVVQSLKLNTHKLKQQGIAATAAWGQLQAGQDVMLEDGRKLVSVEYTYRESQQLKVVVGGDNDTPELLQQAVQGANVLIHEATYTQSVRDKIMSRPDGFDPMHTTAKCIAQFAQAMQLPALILTHFSARYHSYDDPESKAPNMADIRLEVGQYYQGKLWLARDFMRFLVDSDGVRQLPT; from the coding sequence ATGCTACAGTTTACCTTCTTGGGCACCTCGGCAGGCATCCCCACAAAAAAGCGTAATGTCACAGCCTTAGCAATTGAATGCCTCAACCCTTACGCCGCAAACAGTGCGCAACAAAGCGGCAGTAAAAAGCCTTGGATCTTGATAGATTGTGGCGAGGCTACCCAGCATCAATTATTACACACTAAGCTGAGTGTTAGGCACTTAGCGGCTATCTGTATCACCCATGTGCATGGTGATCACTGTTATGGCTTGCCTGGGCTGCTTGCAAGTATGGCGATGTCGGGACGCACAGCACCGCTGACCCTTATTGCTCCTAAGGCTATTTTAACCTTGATACAGGCAGTGCAATCCACCACAGATTTGTATTTGCCCTATGATATTGATTTTGTGGCCATAGAAGATAAGGTGTGCACAGATCAGAGCGTAGCTAACCCCGTTGTCTTACAGTTATCTGCAGCGCATAAGCTTGAGATTGAAATCGTTAAGCTATCACATCGGGTTGCCTCATATGGCTTTGTGATAACTCAAGTGGTGCAGAGCCTTAAACTCAATACTCATAAATTAAAACAGCAGGGCATTGCGGCTACTGCTGCCTGGGGTCAGCTGCAGGCAGGGCAGGATGTGATGTTGGAAGATGGTCGCAAGCTGGTCTCTGTAGAGTATACTTACCGTGAGAGTCAGCAGTTAAAAGTGGTTGTTGGGGGGGATAATGACACCCCAGAATTATTGCAACAAGCAGTACAAGGTGCCAATGTGCTCATCCATGAGGCAACCTATACTCAGAGTGTCAGAGACAAAATCATGTCACGACCTGATGGCTTTGATCCGATGCACACCACAGCTAAGTGTATTGCTCAATTTGCGCAGGCGATGCAGTTGCCGGCATTGATTTTGACACATTTTAGTGCCCGTTATCACAGTTATGATGACCCTGAGAGTAAAGCACCTAATATGGCGGATATCCGCTTAGAGGTGGGGCAGTATTATCAAGGCAAACTGTGGCTGGCGCGTGATTTTATGCGTTTTTTGGTGGACAGTGATGGGGTTCGTCAGCTGCCCACGTAA